The Streptomyces sp. B3I8 nucleotide sequence AGAACTGGCCGACGTCGCCGAAGAACGCCACGTCGCGTGCGGCGGCGGAGCTGAACTCCGGGACGGAAACGTAAGGGGGCCCGGAGGTCGGATCGGCCGTGCTCTTCTCTGCCCGGGGCTCGGCCGGGACGCCGTCGTCCGTGCTGTCCGACGAGTCCGCGGGGGCCGTGCCGGAACGTGCCGAACCCTGCTCGCCGCCGCCGGTCACCAGGACGGCGACGAGGGTGACGAGCGCGAGGACCGTCGCGGTGAGGATCGCTGCGAGGTGCCGCCGCCCGAGTGCCTTCGGGCCGGCCGAGGAGTTCTTCTCCAGCCGGACCTCCCCGCCTGTGGTGGAGGGCGGCTGCTCGGCCGGCCCCGATCTCTTGTCGGGCATGTGCTGTGTCTCCCTGGTGAGGTTCTTCGAGGCCTGGCCACTCCGGCCGAGCCGGTGGGTCGGGAGTCAGCTCGTCCCGGTCCCGTCGGCCAGTTCCGCCAGCGCGTCTGCCAGCGCGTCGAGACCCGGGCCGTACGGACCGCCCGGTTCCGTCATGTAGACGTCGCGGCGGATCTCGATCATCAGGGCGGTGACCCGGGGGTCCCGCCCGTAGTGGCGCAGGGGGACGTACGTGCCCCGGAACGGGCTGTCGATGCCGGTGCCGCCGAAGCGGGCGAAGGCCTTCTGCGCGTGGGAGAGGAGCGCGTCGGGGGTGTGGAAGGCGTCCCGGCCGAGGCAGATCGGCGGGCGGGGGCCGTCGCCGTGGAGTTCGTAGGGCAGCCGCACGGTCGGGTACGAGTGCACGTCCACGATCACCGCCCGCCCCACGGCGGCGAGCCGCTCGGCGACCGCGTCGGTCATGGCGGCGGCGTAGGGGTGGAAGTACGTGTCCAGCAAGTGCTGACCGTCGTACGCCGACGGGCGGAGCTCCTCGCCGTGCGTGGTCCGCGTGTACACCGCGCCCATGCCGACGGAGAGCATCTCCTCCCGCTCGTCCGGGAACCGCTCGGGGTCGACCACCAGGCGCGAGAGACCGTTCACGAACCGCCAGGGAGCCGCGGCGCAGCGGGCGACGGCGGCGGCCGCGATCTGAGCGGTGTGCGCGTCGGTGATGTGGTCCAGCTCCGCCTCGAGCGCGGCGTCGTCGAGCGTGATTCCGGGCCGTACGTGGTCGGGGATCGTCCGCGAGGAGTGGGGGACGTGGAGGATGACGGGGGAGTCGGGCGCGCCCGGGAGGTGGCGGAAGGGCTGCGGCGCCGGTGCGGTCCGCCCGGGCACGGGGGAGCGCGAGTCGTTGTCGTTCATACGGGATGACCCTCGTGTGTGTCGTCGTGGTTCCTGCGTCGAGGGGCAAGCGCGCCCCCCGCCTCACCCGACCCGGTGCCGTGGCGCGCACCGCACCCGATCAGGTGCGGTGATCATAGGACATGTCCGCCGCGCGCCCCGTTGCGTCCCGCCCGGGCCCCCGAGGGCGAGACTGGGCGGAAGGGAAACCGGGGGGACAGACAGACACACATCGCGGAGGAGCGAGTCGCCCGTGGTCTACCTCTTCGGTCTGATCGCCGCCTGTCTGCTCGGCCTC carries:
- a CDS encoding N-formylglutamate amidohydrolase, whose amino-acid sequence is MNDNDSRSPVPGRTAPAPQPFRHLPGAPDSPVILHVPHSSRTIPDHVRPGITLDDAALEAELDHITDAHTAQIAAAAVARCAAAPWRFVNGLSRLVVDPERFPDEREEMLSVGMGAVYTRTTHGEELRPSAYDGQHLLDTYFHPYAAAMTDAVAERLAAVGRAVIVDVHSYPTVRLPYELHGDGPRPPICLGRDAFHTPDALLSHAQKAFARFGGTGIDSPFRGTYVPLRHYGRDPRVTALMIEIRRDVYMTEPGGPYGPGLDALADALAELADGTGTS